In a genomic window of Streptomyces noursei ATCC 11455:
- a CDS encoding GntR family transcriptional regulator produces MLSRGLPQGTVPKLERPGPLRERVYEALLELITTRALRPGQHLVESELAGHLGVSRQPVREALQRLDTDGWVDLRPAQGAFVHEPTEEEADQLLTVRTLLEAEAARLAVVHADPAGIAELERLCDQGERAVQEDDVETAVALNATFHAKVTELAGNAVLAELAAQVGRRVRWYYTPVARKRGKRSWAEHRELIAAIADGDEARATSVMRAHTEHTRRTYHERDGEDA; encoded by the coding sequence ATGCTGTCCAGAGGCTTGCCACAGGGCACCGTGCCCAAGCTCGAACGCCCCGGCCCGTTGCGCGAGCGCGTCTACGAGGCACTGCTCGAACTGATCACCACCCGCGCGCTCCGCCCCGGCCAGCACCTGGTGGAGAGCGAGTTGGCGGGCCACCTGGGGGTCTCCCGCCAGCCGGTCCGCGAAGCGCTCCAGCGGCTCGACACCGACGGCTGGGTCGATCTGCGCCCCGCCCAGGGCGCCTTCGTCCACGAGCCCACCGAGGAGGAGGCCGACCAGCTGCTGACGGTGCGCACGCTGCTGGAGGCCGAGGCCGCCCGGCTCGCCGTGGTCCACGCCGACCCGGCCGGCATCGCCGAGCTGGAGCGGCTCTGCGACCAGGGCGAGCGCGCCGTCCAGGAGGACGACGTGGAGACCGCGGTGGCGCTCAACGCCACGTTTCACGCCAAGGTCACCGAGCTGGCCGGGAACGCCGTCCTCGCCGAGCTGGCCGCGCAGGTCGGACGGCGGGTGCGCTGGTACTACACCCCGGTCGCCCGCAAGCGCGGCAAGCGGTCCTGGGCCGAACACCGCGAGCTGATCGCGGCGATCGCCGACGGCGACGAGGCCCGCGCCACCTCCGTCATGCGCGCGCACACCGAGCACACCCGGCGGACGTACCACGAACGCGACGGCGAGGACGCCTGA
- the fdhD gene encoding formate dehydrogenase accessory sulfurtransferase FdhD, producing MGRVTERRRVIRIRDGAVSSRPDTLVAEEPLEIRLNGKPLAITMRTPGDDFALAAGFLVSEGVLGSADELANIVYCAGATRGAEVEPGGGGNSYNVVDVRLADGVVVPDLTLERNVYTTSSCGLCGKASLDAVRTTARWRLDDAPDPAVRLTPETLAALPDRLRAAQRVFDRTGGLHAAALFTADGELLDVREDVGRHNAVDKIVGRALQDGRLPLSSGVLMVSGRASFELAQKAVMAGIPVLAAVSAPSSLAVDLAAETGLTLVGFLRGRSMNVYAGAHRLALDAAAAAG from the coding sequence ATGGGACGGGTCACCGAGCGACGCCGCGTCATCCGGATCCGCGACGGCGCGGTGAGCAGCCGGCCGGACACCCTGGTCGCCGAGGAGCCGCTGGAGATCCGGCTGAACGGCAAGCCGCTGGCGATCACCATGCGCACCCCCGGTGACGACTTCGCGCTGGCGGCGGGGTTCCTGGTCAGCGAGGGCGTCCTGGGGAGCGCGGACGAGCTGGCGAACATCGTGTACTGCGCGGGGGCCACGCGCGGGGCGGAAGTCGAGCCCGGGGGCGGCGGCAACAGCTACAACGTCGTGGACGTCCGGCTGGCGGACGGGGTCGTCGTCCCGGACCTCACGCTGGAGCGCAACGTCTACACCACGTCCTCGTGCGGGCTGTGCGGCAAGGCGAGCCTGGACGCGGTGCGGACCACCGCCCGCTGGCGGCTGGACGACGCCCCGGATCCCGCGGTCCGGCTCACCCCGGAGACCCTGGCCGCCCTTCCCGATCGCCTGCGGGCCGCCCAGCGGGTCTTCGACCGGACCGGCGGTCTGCACGCGGCGGCGCTGTTCACCGCGGACGGCGAACTGCTCGACGTCCGCGAGGACGTGGGGCGGCACAACGCGGTGGACAAGATCGTCGGGCGGGCGCTGCAGGACGGCCGACTGCCGCTGTCATCCGGCGTGCTGATGGTCTCCGGGCGGGCCTCGTTCGAGCTGGCGCAGAAGGCGGTGATGGCCGGCATACCCGTGCTGGCCGCGGTCTCCGCGCCGTCCTCGCTGGCCGTCGACCTCGCGGCCGAGACGGGGCTGACGCTGGTCGGCTTCCTGCGAGGGCGGTCGATGAACGTCTACGCGGGCGCGCACCGGCTGGCGCTGGACGCGGCGGCCGCCGCGGGCTGA
- a CDS encoding acetate--CoA ligase family protein, whose translation MGRIDLTDRQKRGVEGVLGKARAAGRQILTAPEGRLIAEAYGIPVPAEGLAEDAEGAVALADRIGFPVALKIVSPDIPHKTDAGGVRTGLGSAAEVRAAFTTIVANARAYAPQARIDGVQVQQMVPEGQEVIVGAVTDPTFGKVVAFGLGGVLVEVLKDVTFRLAPASTEDAASMLDGIRAAEVLRGVRGAPAVDRAALVDLIVRTSQLAADFPQIAEVDLNPVFASAGGATTVDVRILLSEGAPPERPRHTREEILAAMRRLMRPRSVAVIGASGTPGKIGHSVMRNLLDGGFPGEIHPVHPTADDILGRKAYRSVREVPGEVDVAVFAIPAPLVPAALEEAGRKGVPNAVLIPSGFAEIGEHALQQRIVAIGAEWGVRLLGPNIYGYYSTWQDLCATFCTPYDVKGGVALTSQSGGIGMAILGFARTTRTGVSAIVGLGNKADVDEDDLLTYFAEDPHTDCIAMHLEDLKDGRAFVAAARETVPKKPVVVLKAGRTGAGARAAGSHTGALAGDDAVYDDILRQAGVIRAPGLADLLEYARALPVLPVPRGDNVVVITGAGGSGVLLSDALVDNGLRLMDVPPDLDAAFRRLIPPFGSAGNPIDITGGEPPATYEAALRLGLSDPRIHALVLGYWHTIVTPPAVFAELTGRVVAEFRARGIEKPVVASLAGDTEVEEAAARLFARGVVAYPYTTEKPVAVLGAKYRWARAAGLLRT comes from the coding sequence ATGGGCCGGATCGATCTGACGGATCGCCAGAAAAGGGGCGTGGAAGGGGTTTTGGGCAAGGCGCGGGCTGCCGGGCGGCAGATTCTCACCGCGCCCGAGGGCAGGCTGATCGCCGAGGCGTACGGGATTCCGGTGCCCGCGGAGGGACTGGCGGAGGACGCCGAGGGCGCGGTGGCGCTCGCGGACCGGATCGGGTTCCCGGTGGCGCTCAAGATCGTCTCGCCGGACATCCCGCACAAGACCGACGCGGGCGGGGTGCGGACCGGTCTCGGTTCGGCGGCCGAGGTGCGCGCCGCGTTCACCACGATCGTCGCGAACGCGCGGGCGTATGCGCCGCAGGCCCGGATCGACGGTGTGCAGGTGCAGCAGATGGTGCCGGAGGGGCAGGAGGTGATCGTCGGGGCGGTCACCGATCCGACGTTCGGGAAGGTCGTGGCGTTCGGGTTGGGCGGGGTCCTGGTCGAGGTGCTCAAGGACGTCACCTTCCGGCTCGCGCCGGCCTCGACCGAGGACGCCGCGTCGATGCTGGACGGCATCCGGGCGGCGGAGGTGCTGCGCGGGGTGCGGGGTGCGCCCGCGGTGGACCGCGCGGCGCTCGTCGATCTGATCGTCCGCACCTCCCAACTGGCCGCCGACTTCCCGCAGATCGCCGAGGTGGACCTCAATCCGGTGTTCGCCTCGGCGGGCGGGGCGACCACCGTCGACGTGCGGATCCTGCTGAGCGAGGGCGCGCCGCCGGAGCGTCCGCGGCACACCCGGGAGGAGATCCTGGCGGCGATGCGGCGGCTGATGCGCCCCCGGTCGGTGGCGGTCATCGGGGCCTCCGGCACGCCGGGGAAGATCGGCCACTCGGTGATGCGCAACCTGCTCGACGGCGGGTTCCCCGGCGAGATCCATCCGGTGCACCCCACCGCCGACGACATCCTGGGCCGCAAGGCGTACCGCTCGGTGCGGGAGGTGCCGGGCGAGGTGGACGTGGCGGTGTTCGCCATCCCCGCGCCGCTGGTGCCCGCGGCGCTGGAGGAGGCCGGTCGCAAGGGCGTCCCGAACGCGGTGCTGATCCCGTCCGGTTTCGCCGAGATCGGTGAACACGCCCTGCAGCAGCGGATCGTGGCGATCGGGGCCGAGTGGGGCGTCCGGCTGCTCGGGCCCAACATCTACGGCTACTACTCCACCTGGCAGGACCTGTGCGCGACGTTCTGCACGCCGTACGACGTCAAGGGCGGGGTGGCGCTGACCTCGCAGTCCGGCGGCATCGGGATGGCGATCCTGGGCTTCGCCCGGACCACCCGGACCGGCGTCTCGGCGATCGTCGGGCTCGGCAACAAGGCGGACGTGGACGAGGACGACCTCCTCACCTACTTCGCCGAGGACCCGCACACCGACTGCATCGCGATGCATCTTGAGGACCTCAAGGACGGCCGGGCGTTCGTCGCGGCGGCCCGGGAGACCGTGCCGAAGAAGCCGGTGGTGGTGCTCAAGGCGGGCCGGACCGGTGCCGGGGCGCGGGCCGCGGGCTCGCACACCGGCGCACTGGCCGGCGACGACGCGGTCTACGACGACATCCTGCGGCAGGCCGGGGTGATCCGGGCACCGGGCCTCGCCGACCTGCTGGAGTACGCCCGGGCGCTGCCCGTGCTGCCCGTCCCCCGGGGTGACAACGTGGTGGTGATCACCGGCGCCGGCGGCTCGGGAGTACTGCTGTCGGACGCGCTGGTCGACAACGGGCTGCGGCTGATGGACGTCCCGCCCGACCTCGACGCGGCGTTCCGCCGGCTGATCCCGCCGTTCGGGTCGGCCGGCAACCCGATCGACATCACCGGCGGGGAGCCGCCGGCCACCTACGAGGCGGCACTCCGGCTGGGCCTGTCGGATCCCCGGATCCATGCCCTGGTGCTGGGCTACTGGCACACCATCGTCACCCCGCCGGCGGTCTTCGCCGAGCTGACCGGGCGGGTGGTGGCGGAGTTCCGGGCGCGCGGGATCGAAAAGCCGGTGGTGGCGTCGTTGGCCGGCGACACTGAGGTCGAGGAGGCGGCGGCCCGGCTCTTCGCGCGCGGGGTGGTCGCCTATCCGTATACGACCGAGAAGCCGGTGGCGGTGCTCGGCGCGAAGTACCGCTGGGCGCGGGCCGCGGGGCTGCTGCGGACCTAG
- a CDS encoding chorismate mutase → MSEGTAPAAGEAASVADEAARERLLYLRGSIDNLDAALVHLLAERFKCTQQVGELKARHSLPPADPAREAAQIARLRRLAEDARLDPAFAEKFLNFIIGEVVQHHRAIADRAVTSGEARAEQPRTPTG, encoded by the coding sequence ATGAGCGAAGGGACAGCACCGGCGGCCGGCGAGGCGGCCTCCGTCGCCGACGAGGCGGCCCGGGAGCGGCTGCTCTATCTGCGCGGCAGCATCGACAACCTCGATGCCGCACTGGTGCACCTGCTCGCCGAGCGGTTCAAGTGCACCCAGCAGGTCGGCGAACTCAAGGCCCGGCACAGCCTGCCGCCCGCCGACCCGGCCCGCGAGGCCGCCCAGATCGCCCGTCTGCGCCGCCTGGCCGAAGACGCCCGCCTGGACCCGGCGTTCGCCGAGAAGTTCCTCAACTTCATCATCGGAGAAGTCGTCCAGCACCACCGCGCCATCGCCGACCGGGCCGTGACCAGCGGCGAGGCGAGGGCCGAGCAGCCCCGGACGCCCACCGGCTGA
- a CDS encoding OFA family MFS transporter yields the protein MDRSQRDGTETTATIYQEIVDGKGRVYRVGESDRELLGGHSRKLMVYLPWLAMMAIGVAEYAYGSAEGTLSRAHGWTQSDTFWILSVWVFCQAGIAFPAGWLREIGILTARRAMFLGAVLSLVGFASLAHLDDVLAAICGFGVVGGIGSGLVYATCINMVGKWFPERRGAKTGFVNGGFAYGALPFIFVFNYAFDIGDFQDVLDGIGIYVLIVVAGCAWFFKDPPKNWWPVEADPLKAGGSGQGAAFLAKNPPAVRQFTPKEAVRSGMLPLMWVSVVLTAGVSIFGISFQVDFAKDVGFGPLVAASSMGVMSVVNGVGRAVVGWLSDLWGRKTTLVFVIVVLGLAQFGVLWAGDIHSQWLFLFFAFLSGFGGGAFYPLFAALTPDYFGENYNASNYGLVYSGKLISGLFGGGLGSTVVSAWGYNGAYLLAGGLSLVAAAFTLLLHQPGRTRLRDVPPNPRPISREMT from the coding sequence ATGGACCGCAGCCAACGGGACGGCACGGAAACAACCGCAACGATCTATCAGGAAATCGTCGACGGCAAGGGGCGGGTCTACCGGGTCGGTGAATCCGACCGGGAACTTCTCGGCGGCCACTCGCGGAAACTGATGGTGTATCTGCCGTGGCTCGCGATGATGGCCATCGGCGTCGCCGAATACGCCTACGGTTCCGCCGAGGGCACGCTGTCGCGCGCGCACGGGTGGACGCAGAGCGACACCTTCTGGATTCTGAGTGTCTGGGTCTTCTGCCAGGCCGGAATCGCCTTTCCGGCGGGCTGGTTACGGGAAATCGGCATCCTCACCGCGCGCCGGGCCATGTTCCTCGGGGCGGTGCTGAGCCTGGTGGGCTTCGCGTCACTGGCGCACCTGGACGATGTGCTGGCGGCGATCTGCGGTTTCGGGGTGGTCGGCGGTATCGGCTCCGGGCTCGTCTACGCCACCTGCATCAACATGGTGGGCAAATGGTTTCCGGAGCGGCGCGGCGCGAAGACCGGATTCGTCAACGGCGGATTCGCCTATGGCGCGCTGCCGTTCATCTTCGTCTTCAACTACGCCTTCGACATCGGGGATTTCCAGGACGTACTGGACGGCATCGGGATCTACGTACTGATCGTGGTGGCGGGCTGTGCCTGGTTCTTCAAGGATCCGCCGAAGAACTGGTGGCCCGTCGAGGCGGATCCGCTGAAGGCCGGCGGGTCGGGGCAGGGCGCGGCATTCCTGGCGAAGAATCCGCCGGCGGTGCGGCAGTTCACACCCAAGGAGGCGGTGCGCAGCGGGATGCTCCCGTTGATGTGGGTGAGCGTGGTGCTGACCGCAGGCGTCTCGATCTTCGGGATCTCGTTCCAGGTGGACTTCGCCAAGGACGTGGGGTTCGGCCCGTTGGTCGCGGCCTCGTCGATGGGGGTGATGTCCGTCGTCAACGGCGTCGGCCGGGCCGTGGTCGGCTGGCTGTCGGACCTATGGGGCCGGAAGACGACCCTGGTGTTCGTGATCGTCGTCCTGGGGCTGGCCCAGTTCGGGGTGTTGTGGGCCGGGGACATCCACAGCCAGTGGCTCTTTCTGTTCTTCGCCTTCCTGTCCGGATTCGGCGGCGGCGCCTTCTATCCGCTCTTCGCGGCGCTCACCCCCGACTACTTCGGCGAGAACTACAACGCCTCCAACTACGGACTGGTCTACAGCGGCAAGCTGATCAGCGGTCTGTTCGGCGGCGGACTGGGATCGACGGTGGTCAGCGCCTGGGGGTACAACGGCGCATATCTGCTGGCCGGCGGCCTGTCGCTGGTCGCGGCGGCGTTCACCCTGCTGCTGCACCAGCCGGGTCGGACCCGGTTGCGCGACGTGCCGCCCAACCCCCGGCCGATCAGTAGGGAAATGACCTGA
- a CDS encoding MarR family winged helix-turn-helix transcriptional regulator: MVDTPYAPSRIRALPSWLLGRAAARGHRLVAEALAAEGMRMMHHAVLCAVAELGPVSQAELGRTVGIDPKDMVAIVNDLQKDGLVTRTPDARDRRKNAIEISAEGKRRLRRTERLGDAANAELTAALSDEERAQLVALLTRIVTPGD, encoded by the coding sequence ATGGTCGACACCCCCTACGCCCCCAGCCGTATCCGCGCCCTCCCCAGTTGGCTGTTGGGCCGCGCAGCCGCCCGCGGGCACCGGCTGGTCGCCGAGGCGCTGGCCGCCGAGGGCATGCGGATGATGCACCATGCCGTGCTCTGTGCCGTCGCCGAACTCGGCCCGGTCTCCCAGGCGGAACTCGGCCGGACCGTCGGCATCGACCCCAAGGACATGGTCGCGATCGTCAACGACCTGCAGAAGGACGGGCTGGTCACCCGCACCCCCGACGCCAGGGACCGGCGGAAGAACGCCATCGAGATCTCCGCCGAGGGGAAGCGGCGACTGCGCCGCACCGAGCGGCTCGGCGACGCGGCCAACGCCGAACTGACCGCCGCGCTCAGCGATGAGGAGCGCGCCCAACTGGTAGCGCTGCTGACCCGGATCGTGACACCGGGAGATTGA
- a CDS encoding thiamine pyrophosphate-binding protein gives MVAKALKAEGVEVIYTLCGGHIIDIYDGCVDEGIDVVDVRHEQVAAHAADGYARITGRPGCAVVTAGPGTTDAVTGVANAFRAESPMLLIGGQGARTQHKMGSLQDLPHVEMMTPITKFAATVPDTARAADMVSMAFRECFHGAPGPSFLEIPRDVLDAKVPVAAARVPRAGHYRASTRSAGDPDDVQRLADLLVRAEKPAILLGSQVWTTRGNEAAVELVRALNVPAYMNGAGRGTLPPGDPHHFQLSRRYAFANADVIVIVGTPFDFRMGYGKRLSPDATVVQIDLDYRTVGKNRDVDLGIVGDAGLVLKAVTEAASGRIDGGAGKRKEWLDELRAAEQAAVEKRLPQLRSDACPIHPYRLVSEINEFLTEDSIYIGDGGDVVTFSGQVVQPKAPGHWMDPGPLGTLGVGIPFVLAAKQARPEKEVVALFGDGAFSLTGWDFETLVRYDLPFVGVVGNNSSMNQIRYGQRAKYGAERERVGNTLGDVPYDKFAQLLGGYGEEVRDPADIGPALRRARESGKPSLINVWIDPDAYAPGTMNQTMYK, from the coding sequence TTGGTTGCCAAGGCGCTCAAGGCGGAGGGGGTGGAGGTGATCTACACCCTTTGCGGTGGGCACATCATCGACATCTACGACGGGTGCGTCGACGAGGGGATCGACGTGGTCGACGTACGGCACGAGCAGGTCGCCGCGCATGCCGCGGACGGGTATGCGCGGATCACCGGGCGGCCCGGGTGTGCGGTGGTCACCGCAGGGCCCGGTACGACGGACGCGGTAACCGGCGTCGCCAACGCCTTCCGGGCCGAGTCGCCGATGCTGTTGATCGGCGGCCAAGGGGCGCGCACCCAGCACAAGATGGGGTCTCTCCAGGACCTGCCGCACGTCGAGATGATGACGCCGATCACCAAGTTCGCGGCCACCGTGCCGGACACCGCGCGGGCCGCGGACATGGTCTCGATGGCGTTCCGGGAGTGCTTCCACGGGGCGCCCGGGCCGTCGTTCCTGGAGATTCCGCGGGATGTGCTGGACGCGAAGGTGCCGGTGGCCGCGGCCCGGGTGCCGCGGGCCGGGCACTACCGGGCCTCGACCCGCTCGGCCGGCGACCCCGACGACGTCCAGCGGCTGGCCGATCTGCTGGTCCGCGCGGAGAAGCCGGCGATCCTGCTGGGGAGCCAGGTGTGGACGACGCGCGGGAACGAGGCCGCGGTGGAGCTCGTCCGGGCGCTGAACGTCCCGGCGTACATGAACGGGGCCGGGCGCGGGACGCTGCCGCCCGGGGATCCGCACCACTTCCAGCTGTCGCGGCGGTATGCGTTCGCCAACGCCGATGTGATCGTGATCGTGGGGACGCCGTTCGACTTCCGGATGGGGTACGGCAAGCGGCTGTCGCCGGACGCGACGGTGGTCCAGATCGACCTGGACTACCGGACGGTGGGCAAGAACCGGGACGTCGATCTGGGGATCGTGGGCGACGCGGGGCTGGTGTTGAAGGCGGTCACCGAGGCGGCGTCCGGGCGGATCGACGGGGGTGCCGGAAAGCGCAAGGAGTGGCTGGACGAGCTGCGGGCGGCCGAGCAGGCGGCGGTCGAGAAGCGGTTGCCGCAGTTGCGGTCGGATGCCTGTCCGATCCATCCGTACCGGCTGGTGAGCGAGATCAACGAGTTCCTGACCGAGGATTCGATCTACATCGGGGACGGCGGGGATGTGGTCACCTTCTCCGGTCAGGTCGTCCAGCCCAAGGCGCCGGGCCACTGGATGGATCCCGGTCCGCTCGGCACGCTCGGCGTGGGGATCCCCTTCGTGCTCGCGGCCAAGCAGGCCAGGCCGGAGAAGGAGGTGGTCGCGCTCTTCGGTGACGGTGCGTTCAGCCTGACCGGGTGGGACTTCGAGACGCTGGTCCGCTACGACCTGCCGTTCGTCGGCGTCGTCGGCAACAACTCCTCGATGAACCAGATCCGTTACGGGCAGCGGGCCAAGTACGGCGCCGAGCGGGAGCGGGTCGGGAACACCCTCGGCGATGTGCCCTACGACAAGTTCGCGCAGTTGCTCGGGGGGTACGGCGAGGAGGTCCGGGACCCGGCGGACATCGGGCCGGCGCTGCGGCGGGCGCGGGAGTCGGGCAAGCCCTCGCTGATCAACGTGTGGATCGATCCGGACGCCTACGCCCCCGGAACGATGAACCAGACCATGTACAAGTAG
- a CDS encoding quinone oxidoreductase family protein, which translates to MRQVRFHTYGGPEVLRLEETEDPTPGPGELLVRTEAIGVSLPAVRRVRGDGKGGGDPLPGVVGGEIAGEVIALGPDVTDFAVGDRVTSITLAGSYGELALAPAVLASRIPDGASAVEAVALVRGGHVALAALSTAAPAAGESVLITGAAGATGHLAVQLAKLQGVPRVVAAVGSPAKADFLYELGADEVVTYDQESWGEPVDIVLDGVGGELLPRALAAVAPGGRLIFFNSGGGTVPAYELLAGAKTVTGLTMRRFVAVHPELYARHRAQLWELAGTGRLRAATHVELPLADAAKAHEIIEARANLGKVVLRP; encoded by the coding sequence ATGCGCCAGGTGCGGTTCCATACCTACGGCGGCCCCGAGGTCCTGCGGCTGGAGGAGACCGAGGACCCGACGCCGGGACCCGGTGAACTCCTCGTCCGCACCGAGGCGATCGGCGTCAGCCTGCCGGCCGTGCGCCGGGTGCGCGGGGACGGCAAGGGCGGCGGCGATCCGCTGCCCGGCGTCGTCGGCGGCGAGATCGCGGGCGAGGTGATCGCCCTGGGCCCGGACGTCACCGACTTCGCGGTCGGCGACCGGGTCACCTCGATCACCCTCGCCGGCTCCTACGGCGAACTCGCCCTCGCCCCGGCCGTCCTGGCCAGCCGCATCCCCGACGGTGCGAGCGCGGTCGAGGCGGTGGCGCTGGTGCGCGGCGGGCACGTCGCGCTGGCCGCACTGAGCACCGCGGCGCCGGCCGCCGGCGAGTCCGTGCTGATCACCGGCGCGGCCGGCGCCACCGGCCACCTCGCCGTCCAACTGGCCAAGCTCCAGGGCGTCCCGCGGGTGGTGGCCGCGGTCGGCTCCCCGGCCAAGGCGGATTTCCTGTACGAGCTGGGCGCCGACGAGGTGGTGACGTACGACCAGGAGTCCTGGGGCGAGCCGGTCGACATCGTGCTGGACGGGGTCGGTGGGGAGCTGCTGCCGCGCGCCCTGGCCGCCGTCGCGCCCGGCGGGCGGCTGATCTTCTTCAACTCCGGCGGCGGCACGGTCCCGGCCTATGAGCTGTTGGCCGGAGCGAAGACCGTCACCGGGCTGACCATGCGGCGCTTCGTCGCCGTCCACCCCGAGCTGTACGCGCGGCACCGCGCGCAGCTGTGGGAGCTGGCCGGCACCGGCCGGCTGCGGGCCGCGACCCACGTCGAACTGCCGCTGGCGGACGCCGCGAAGGCCCACGAGATCATCGAGGCGCGGGCCAACCTCGGGAAGGTGGTGCTGCGGCCGTGA
- the frc gene encoding formyl-CoA transferase, whose amino-acid sequence MSKALDGIRVLDMTHVQSGPSATQLLAWLGADVIKLESVGGDITRRQLRDVPDADSLYFTMLNCNKRSITLNTKTPRGKELLTELIGRSDVLVENFGPGAVDRMGFTWERIQEINPRIVYASIKGFGEGPYTGFKAYEVVAQAMGGAMATTGFEDGPPLATGAQIGDSGTGVHCVAGILAALFQRTRTGRGQRVNVAMQHAVLNLCRVKLRDQQRLAHGPLTEYPNEGFGDEVPRSGNASGGGQPGWAVKCAPGGPNDYVYVIVQPVGWRPLSELIGRPELAEDPDWATPEARLPKLSKMFQLIEEWSSTLPKWEVLERLTAHDIPCGPILSTKEIIEDRSLAADGMVVEVAHPQRGTFTTVGSPLKLSDSPVEVHRSPLLGEHNSEVYGDELGLDGTELRQLKAEGVI is encoded by the coding sequence GTGTCCAAGGCACTCGACGGCATTCGCGTCCTCGATATGACGCATGTTCAGTCCGGGCCTTCCGCAACACAGTTGCTCGCCTGGCTCGGGGCGGACGTGATCAAGCTGGAGTCGGTCGGCGGAGACATCACACGCCGTCAGTTGCGGGACGTACCGGATGCCGACTCGCTCTACTTCACGATGCTCAACTGCAACAAGCGGAGCATCACCCTGAACACCAAGACACCGCGGGGAAAGGAGCTGCTGACCGAACTGATCGGCCGCAGCGACGTCCTGGTGGAGAACTTCGGGCCCGGCGCGGTCGACCGGATGGGGTTCACCTGGGAGCGCATCCAGGAGATCAACCCGCGAATCGTCTACGCCAGCATCAAGGGCTTCGGCGAGGGCCCGTACACCGGCTTCAAGGCGTACGAGGTGGTGGCCCAGGCCATGGGCGGGGCGATGGCGACCACCGGGTTCGAGGACGGGCCGCCGCTGGCGACCGGCGCGCAGATCGGCGATTCGGGCACCGGGGTGCACTGCGTCGCGGGCATCCTCGCCGCGCTCTTCCAACGCACCCGCACCGGCCGCGGCCAGCGGGTCAACGTCGCCATGCAGCATGCGGTGCTCAACCTGTGCCGGGTGAAGCTGCGGGACCAACAGCGGCTGGCGCACGGGCCGTTGACGGAGTATCCGAACGAGGGCTTCGGCGACGAGGTGCCGCGCAGCGGCAACGCCAGCGGCGGCGGGCAGCCGGGCTGGGCGGTGAAGTGCGCGCCCGGCGGGCCCAACGACTACGTCTATGTGATCGTGCAGCCGGTCGGCTGGCGGCCGCTCAGCGAGCTGATCGGCCGGCCGGAGCTGGCCGAGGACCCGGACTGGGCGACGCCGGAGGCCCGGCTGCCCAAGCTGTCGAAGATGTTCCAGCTGATCGAGGAGTGGAGCAGCACGCTCCCCAAGTGGGAGGTGTTGGAGAGGCTGACCGCCCACGACATCCCCTGCGGGCCGATCCTGTCGACCAAGGAGATCATCGAGGACCGCTCGCTGGCCGCCGACGGCATGGTGGTCGAGGTCGCACATCCGCAGCGCGGCACCTTCACCACGGTCGGCTCGCCGCTGAAGCTCTCCGACTCCCCCGTCGAGGTCCATCGCTCACCGCTGCTGGGCGAGCACAACTCCGAGGTGTACGGCGACGAACTGGGGCTGGACGGCACGGAGCTCCGACAGCTGAAGGCGGAGGGGGTCATCTGA